The nucleotide sequence ATGTCTGCTCTTCACACCGCCCAATCCGACCCGCTGGGTCATGCCTTACTCGATTATCAGGATGGCCAACTTGATGCCACGCTCACTGTTTTTAGCAACGTAGCGGAGGAAGAGCCATTGCCGGCTAGCTACTTTTTTCGCAGTCTGTGGGAAATGCCCGAGTTGGAGCGCATGGCCTTAGAAGAATGCCGCGGGCACGTGCTCGACCTGGGCGGCGGGGCTGGTTGCCACGCCCTAGAGCTTCAAAACCGGGGTTTTCAGGTAAAATCGGTCGACGTATCGGAAGGAGCAGTACGGGTGATGCAGGCGCGCGGCGTACGGGAAGTAGCCCAGCACAACATCTTCGATATCGCGCCCGAAGCAGGTAAATACGATACGCTGCTTATGCTCATGAACGGATTAGGCCTTGTAGGTACCCTTGAAGGCCTCGAACGTTT is from Hymenobacter tibetensis and encodes:
- a CDS encoding class I SAM-dependent methyltransferase, which produces MSALHTAQSDPLGHALLDYQDGQLDATLTVFSNVAEEEPLPASYFFRSLWEMPELERMALEECRGHVLDLGGGAGCHALELQNRGFQVKSVDVSEGAVRVMQARGVREVAQHNIFDIAPEAGKYDTLLMLMNGLGLVGTLEGLERFLHHAKTLLAPGGQILGTSSDISYLYEDEDGALVFDLNGPYYGEVEYTMHYNDQAGTQFHWLFADASILQDYAEQAGYEVEFLDEDEQQQYLVRLTLRPEREAQNQNAKN